From one Lotus japonicus ecotype B-129 chromosome 3, LjGifu_v1.2 genomic stretch:
- the LOC130743711 gene encoding uncharacterized protein LOC130743711, with protein MGTSEEYGLLGEWGVAVVISMEEEVARKGGGMGQNLGETNPVFSWIWTAPAPSNIKAFAWRVMLGRIQTRDNLLKRQVIHTAAEALCPLCGRVEESCSHLLFTCPAALLIWYDVYAWLGVSTAQIPVGEVHLLQFASIGSNKSQKLGEVAIWLTVVWSLWCVRNRIVFSGGELLKDQILEQVQLKSWQWLTARRVEFSYSWFEWKSNPRLCLLSL; from the exons ATGGGAACCAGTGAAGAGTATGGGTTATTGGGAGAATGGGGTGTGGCGGTGGTCATTTCGATGGAGGAGGAGGTTGCAAGGAAGGGAGGTGGGATG GGACAAAACTTAGGTGAAACGAATCCTGTGTTCTCATGGATTTGGACAGCACCAGCACCTTCCAACATAAAGGCATTTGCATGGAGAGTAATGTTAGGCCGCATTCAGACTCGGGATAATTTGCTGAAGAGACAAGTCATTCATACTGCCGCTGAAGCTCTTTGCCCGTTATGTGGCCGGGTGGAGGAATCTTGTTCCCATTTGCTCTTTACGTGCCCCGCTGCCTTGCTGATATGGTATGACGTTTATGCCTGGTTGGGTGTGTCCACAGCTCAGATTCCAGTTGGTGAGGTACACTTACTGCAATTTGCCTCAATTGGGAGTAATAAATCTCAAAAATTAGGTGAAGTTGCAATATGGCTGActgtagtttggtcattatggTGTGTGCGTAATAGAATTGTTTTCAGTGGGGGTGAGCTACTTAAAGACCAAATCCTGGAGCAGGTTCAGCTTAAATCGTGGCAATGGTTAACAGCTCGGCGGGTTGAATTTTCCTACTCTTGGTTTGAATGGAAATCGAACCCACGATTGTGC
- the LOC130743710 gene encoding protein FAR1-RELATED SEQUENCE 5-like gives MLPSQRKVLEVQSQQIDLADDAGLQQKKSFDLMSKQVGGRSNLGYTRLDQKNYLRKRRQRSLVQGEAGYLLQYFQRKSVENPLFYHAYQLDNEDQITNVFWADAMMLIDYEYFGDVISLDSTYCTNNSHRPLAVFSGFNHHRSAVIFGAALLYDETTESYKWLFESFLEAHKQKMPKTVFTDQDQAMAKALSIVMPEAYHGLCTWHLMQNGVKHLGNLMKGESHFLTDFKKCMYGYHDEEQFEEAWRTLIAKYDVQENDWLQRMYTLKEKWACCFMKKAFTLGMRSTQLSESVNAGATWINGQYNQQSMGDNSTLTQFGINSFTSLLMAQDNDDEITTLTNP, from the exons ATGTTGCCATCTCAACGTAAAGTTTTAGAAGTTCAAAGCCAACAAATTGATTTGGCTGATGATGCCGGTCTGCAACAAAAGAAGTCGTTTGATTTAATGAGTAAACAAGTGGGAGGGAGATCAAACTTGGGATATACTCGCCTTGATCAAAAGAACTATCTCCGAAAAAGAAGGCAACGTAGTTTGGTACAAGGGGAAGCTGGTTATCTATTGCAATACTTCCAGAGAAAGTCAGTTGAAAATCCACTTTTCTACCATGCTTATCAATTAGATAATGAAGATCAAATTACCAATGTGTTTTGGGCAGATGCAATGATGCTAATTGATTATGAGTATTTTGGTGACGTGATTTCACTTGATTCGACATATTGCACTAATAATTCGCATAGACCACTAGCGGTGTTCTCAGGTTTTAATCACCATCGAAGTGCAGTGATCTTTGGGGCAGCATTACTGTATGATGAAACAACAGAGTCGTACAAGTGGCTTTTTGAGTCATTTTTAGAGGCACACAAGCAGAAAATGCCCAAAACAGTTTTTACTGATCAAGATCAGGCGATGGCCAAAGCACTGTCTATAGTCATGCCCGAGGCTTACCATGGCCTATGTACATGGCACTTGATGCAAAATGGTGTCAAGCACTTAGGAAATCTTATGAAGGGTGAATCTCATTTTCTCACCGACTTTAAGAAGTGCATGTACGGATATCATGATGAAGAACAATTTGAGGAAGCTTGGAGAACTCTTATAGCAAAATATGATGTTCAAGAAAATGATTGGTTGCAAAGAATGTATACTTTGAAGGAAAAATGGGCATGTTGTTTTATGAAGAAGGCGTTCACGTTGGGAATGCGAAGTACTCAACTTAGTGAAAGTGTGAATGCAG GTGCAACATGGATCAATGGTCAATACAATCAACAATCTATG